The Blautia obeum ATCC 29174 region GAATTCCACTCAGTGTTGTTACAGCGATCGCATTCAGCGAACTGTATGGCAAAGAAATTCGTTACTGCTCTGACCGTAAAGAGGAAAAAGATCATGGTGCAGATAAAGGAAGTTTTCTTGGAAGCAAACTGAAGGACGGAGATCGGGTAGTTATGATCGAAGACGTTACTACTTCCGGAAAATCTATGGAAGAGACAGTGCCGAAGGTAAGAGGTGCAGCCAATGTAGAAATTGTTGGACTGATGGTTTCACTTGACCGTATGGAGGTTGGAAAAGGCGGTGTGAAGTGCGCGCTTGACGAAGTACATGACCTGTATGGCTTTGAAACAAATGCAATCGTTACCATGGC contains the following coding sequences:
- the pyrE gene encoding orotate phosphoribosyltransferase yields the protein MEQYKQEFIEFMVDSQVLKFGEFTLKSGRKSPFFMNAGGYVTGSQLKKLGEYYAKAIHDKYGDDFDVLFGPAYKGIPLSVVTAIAFSELYGKEIRYCSDRKEEKDHGADKGSFLGSKLKDGDRVVMIEDVTTSGKSMEETVPKVRGAANVEIVGLMVSLDRMEVGKGGVKCALDEVHDLYGFETNAIVTMAEVIEHLYNKEYKGQVIIDDELKKAIDAYYSQYGAK